One Halalkalicoccus sp. NIPERK01 genomic region harbors:
- a CDS encoding SRPBCC family protein has translation MATYERETYVNAPLDDVWEFHSRVEGLEALTPNWMGLAIRGVRGPDGERDPEVLEAGAEIDMVLRPLGSPGESWISVITDRSESDERALFRDEMRDGPFARWSHVHQFRREGEGTRIRDTVHYELPGVCRAASPLAVVGFEPMFRYRHRKTKELLEG, from the coding sequence ATGGCAACCTACGAGCGCGAGACGTACGTCAACGCCCCGCTCGACGACGTCTGGGAGTTTCACTCGCGAGTCGAGGGCCTCGAAGCGCTGACCCCGAACTGGATGGGACTCGCCATCCGAGGGGTTCGCGGCCCGGACGGCGAACGCGACCCAGAGGTCCTCGAGGCGGGTGCGGAGATCGACATGGTGCTTCGCCCGCTCGGCTCTCCGGGGGAGTCGTGGATCTCGGTGATCACCGATCGGAGCGAGAGCGACGAGCGCGCGCTGTTCAGGGACGAGATGCGCGACGGCCCGTTCGCCCGCTGGAGTCACGTCCACCAGTTCCGCCGCGAGGGGGAGGGCACCCGGATCAGGGATACGGTCCACTACGAACTTCCGGGTGTCTGTCGGGCCGCCTCGCCACTGGCGGTCGTCGGCTTCGAGCCGATGTTCCGGTATCGCCACCGCAAGACGAAGGAACTGCTCGAGGGTTAG
- a CDS encoding YbhB/YbcL family Raf kinase inhibitor-like protein: MGDLTLTSPAFDDGEPIPEKHGYEAENVSPPLSVSGVPDGAESLALVVDDPDAMEPAGKVWDHWIVWNVPVNAEILEGWNPSADGATEGTTDFDETGYGGPAPPDREHTYRFRLYALDTTIDLPSSAGKDDLEDAIEGHVLDEASLRGTYAP, encoded by the coding sequence ATGGGAGACCTGACGCTCACCAGTCCGGCGTTCGACGACGGCGAACCGATCCCCGAGAAACACGGCTACGAGGCCGAGAACGTCAGCCCGCCGCTGTCGGTCTCGGGGGTGCCCGACGGGGCGGAGTCGCTCGCGCTCGTCGTGGACGACCCCGACGCGATGGAACCCGCGGGGAAGGTCTGGGATCACTGGATCGTCTGGAACGTCCCGGTCAACGCGGAGATCCTCGAAGGATGGAACCCGAGCGCCGACGGGGCCACCGAGGGGACGACCGACTTCGACGAGACGGGCTACGGCGGACCGGCCCCGCCGGACCGCGAACACACCTACCGGTTCCGGCTCTACGCGCTCGATACGACGATCGACCTGCCTTCCTCGGCCGGAAAGGACGACCTCGAGGACGCGATCGAGGGCCACGTCCTCGACGAGGCGTCCCTTCGAGGGACGTACGCGCCCTGA
- the aroA gene encoding 3-phosphoshikimate 1-carboxyvinyltransferase encodes MDVTITRSSLRGTARAPPSKSYTHRAILAAGYSSGALVYDPLDSADPRATARAVEAFGGDVSETDDGLEVEGFAGRPDVPADVIDCGNSGTTMRLVTGTAALADGITVLTGDGSLRSRPQGPLLDAIGQLGGRAESTRGNGQAPLVIEGPVSGGEVSIPGDVSSQYITALLMAGAVTEEGIEIDLETELKSAPYVDITLEVLNEFGVEAEPIDAEGGAVRSAGASGFRVPGNQSYEPYDGEYHVPGDFSSISYLVAAGVLAAEEGLTVRGAQPSAQGDTAIVDVVERMGGTVEWDCENGLIEASKSDLSGITVDVGDTPDLLPTIATLGAVADGETRITNCEHVRYKETDRVSAMAAELAKLGASVEESEDELVVHGGDSELSGSTVEGYDDHRVIMALAVAGLVAAGETVVRGAEHVDVSFPEFFDVLYDLGATIQRQ; translated from the coding sequence ATGGACGTCACCATTACCCGTTCTTCGCTTCGCGGGACCGCGCGGGCCCCGCCCTCGAAGAGCTACACCCACCGGGCGATCCTCGCGGCGGGTTACTCGTCGGGCGCACTCGTCTACGACCCGCTCGACAGCGCCGACCCGCGCGCGACCGCCCGCGCCGTCGAGGCGTTCGGCGGCGACGTGAGCGAGACCGACGACGGCCTCGAAGTCGAGGGATTTGCTGGTCGGCCTGACGTGCCGGCGGACGTCATCGACTGCGGAAACAGCGGCACGACGATGCGCCTCGTGACCGGGACCGCCGCGCTCGCCGACGGAATCACCGTCCTCACCGGCGACGGCTCGCTTCGATCGCGCCCACAGGGCCCGCTTCTGGACGCCATCGGCCAGTTGGGCGGCCGGGCCGAGAGCACCCGTGGAAACGGGCAAGCTCCCTTAGTAATCGAGGGACCCGTTTCGGGAGGGGAGGTCTCGATCCCCGGCGACGTCTCCTCGCAGTACATCACCGCCCTCTTGATGGCCGGCGCGGTCACCGAGGAGGGAATCGAGATCGATCTGGAAACTGAACTCAAGTCCGCTCCCTACGTCGACATCACGCTCGAAGTGCTGAACGAGTTCGGCGTCGAGGCAGAGCCGATCGATGCGGAGGGCGGCGCGGTCCGCTCGGCGGGCGCGTCGGGCTTTCGCGTCCCGGGGAACCAGTCGTACGAACCCTACGACGGGGAGTACCACGTCCCCGGCGACTTCTCCTCGATCTCGTACCTGGTTGCGGCGGGCGTCCTCGCGGCCGAGGAGGGCCTGACGGTCCGGGGTGCCCAGCCCAGTGCGCAGGGCGACACCGCCATCGTCGACGTGGTCGAGCGCATGGGCGGGACGGTCGAGTGGGACTGCGAGAACGGTTTGATTGAGGCCTCGAAGTCCGATCTCTCGGGGATCACCGTCGACGTCGGCGACACGCCCGACCTCCTGCCGACGATCGCGACCCTCGGGGCCGTCGCCGACGGCGAGACGCGCATCACCAACTGCGAGCACGTCCGCTACAAGGAGACCGACCGGGTGAGCGCGATGGCCGCCGAGCTGGCGAAGTTGGGCGCGAGCGTCGAGGAGAGCGAGGACGAACTCGTGGTCCACGGCGGAGACTCGGAGCTGTCGGGCTCGACCGTCGAGGGCTACGACGATCATCGCGTCATCATGGCGCTGGCGGTCGCGGGGCTGGTCGCGGCGGGCGAGACTGTAGTCAGGGGAGCCGAACACGTCGACGTCTCGTTTCCGGAGTTCTTCGACGTGCTTTATGACCTCGGAGCCACCATCCAGCGACAATGA
- a CDS encoding cbb3-type cytochrome c oxidase subunit I, with amino-acid sequence MAGDLPPPESVRRWLVTTNHKDIGILYTITALFFLLLGGVLALLIRIQLWVPGEGILSATAYNEAVTTHGLLMVFWFLSPFALGFANYVVPLQIGAKDLAFPRLNALSYWFYLFSGLLLGVSFFQGGSLDAGWTMYAPLNVPAYTPSVGGTTAILGLLLFVLSVTVGTVNFLVTIHRGRAEGMGMWDIPFFTWSILLTVWMMLFAFAALLAALLLLGSDRIIGTLYFTATDSGGGSLLWAHLFWFFGHPEVYIVFFPALGVMFETFQTFCGRRIVGRKWVILAMILVALQSFLVWMHHMFLTSINLEIKTLMMATTIGISLPFDLMVFALIYTMVKGRIQFKTPFLFSLGALLLFILGGITGVFLGAVVLDYEFRGTYWVVAHFHYVMFGGATALFGALYYWYPKITGKMYDEFLGKLHFATFFVGFNLLYFPLFVAWETPRRVFEYNVAFVAWHQLATIGAFVVAGSFLLMVYNLYTSLWTGEPAGDNPWDFARTAEWAIDSPPPLENWPGRASYAGGTLAFVETGPPGRAADGGESETVADGGGAVVTAHEPHHETHEHEDHASVWPVLIGGALFLTFLGLSGFHAGDVQGVQYVVLLALGVLLAAYSLIGFGLERFSAPEAAIGERWPFEGVGKTKLGVWFFLASDVVVFGGVIGAYVFIRAGMGWTAWESVPPDALPGLVNTFVLLTSSYTVVLALAAADRGSKRGLLASLGATLALGITFLSIKAWEWSYEFSHGIYPQTGIEASVYYVTTGLHGLHVVFGLLIALFMGARIYAADAYLEDDRPVEFFGLYWHFVDIVWVFLFPLFYLM; translated from the coding sequence ATGGCAGGTGACCTCCCCCCACCGGAATCGGTACGGCGCTGGCTCGTGACCACGAACCACAAGGACATCGGGATCCTCTATACGATCACCGCGCTGTTCTTCCTGCTCCTGGGCGGCGTGCTGGCGCTCCTCATCCGGATCCAGCTGTGGGTCCCCGGCGAGGGCATCCTCTCGGCGACCGCGTACAACGAGGCGGTCACCACCCACGGGTTGTTGATGGTGTTCTGGTTCCTCTCGCCGTTCGCGCTGGGCTTTGCGAACTACGTCGTCCCGCTCCAGATCGGCGCGAAGGACCTGGCCTTCCCCCGGCTGAACGCGCTCTCGTACTGGTTCTACCTCTTCTCGGGGCTCCTACTCGGGGTGTCGTTCTTCCAGGGGGGGAGCCTCGACGCGGGCTGGACGATGTACGCGCCGCTGAACGTGCCCGCCTACACCCCGAGCGTCGGCGGGACGACCGCGATACTCGGGTTGCTGTTGTTCGTCCTCTCGGTCACGGTCGGGACGGTGAACTTCCTCGTGACCATCCACCGGGGCCGGGCCGAGGGGATGGGGATGTGGGACATCCCCTTCTTCACGTGGTCGATCCTCCTGACCGTCTGGATGATGCTGTTCGCCTTCGCGGCGCTGCTGGCGGCCCTCTTACTGCTGGGATCGGACCGGATCATCGGCACGCTGTACTTCACCGCCACCGACTCGGGCGGCGGGTCGCTGCTCTGGGCGCACCTGTTCTGGTTCTTCGGCCACCCCGAGGTTTACATCGTCTTCTTCCCCGCGCTCGGGGTCATGTTCGAGACGTTCCAGACGTTCTGTGGCCGGCGGATCGTCGGCCGCAAGTGGGTCATCCTGGCGATGATCCTCGTCGCGCTCCAGAGCTTTCTCGTCTGGATGCACCACATGTTCCTCACCTCGATCAACCTCGAGATCAAGACGCTGATGATGGCGACGACCATCGGCATCTCCCTCCCGTTCGACCTGATGGTCTTCGCGCTCATCTACACGATGGTCAAGGGCCGGATCCAGTTCAAGACGCCCTTCCTGTTCTCGCTGGGTGCACTCTTGCTGTTCATCCTCGGGGGCATCACCGGGGTCTTCCTCGGCGCGGTCGTCCTCGACTACGAGTTCCGGGGGACCTACTGGGTCGTCGCGCACTTCCACTACGTGATGTTCGGCGGGGCGACAGCACTGTTCGGCGCGCTCTACTACTGGTATCCGAAGATCACGGGGAAAATGTACGACGAGTTCCTCGGTAAACTGCACTTCGCCACCTTCTTCGTCGGGTTCAACCTGCTCTACTTCCCGCTGTTCGTCGCGTGGGAGACGCCCCGCCGGGTCTTCGAGTACAACGTCGCGTTCGTCGCGTGGCACCAGCTCGCGACGATCGGCGCGTTCGTCGTCGCGGGGTCGTTCCTCCTCATGGTCTACAACCTCTATACGAGCCTCTGGACGGGCGAGCCGGCCGGCGACAACCCGTGGGACTTCGCGCGGACCGCCGAGTGGGCGATCGACTCGCCGCCGCCGCTGGAGAACTGGCCCGGCCGGGCGAGCTACGCGGGCGGGACGCTCGCGTTCGTCGAGACGGGGCCGCCGGGACGGGCCGCGGACGGGGGCGAGTCCGAGACGGTCGCCGACGGCGGGGGCGCGGTCGTCACGGCACACGAACCGCATCACGAGACGCACGAACACGAGGATCACGCGAGCGTCTGGCCGGTCCTCATCGGCGGCGCGCTCTTCCTGACGTTCCTCGGGCTGTCGGGCTTTCACGCCGGAGATGTCCAGGGAGTCCAGTACGTCGTCCTGCTCGCGCTCGGCGTCCTGCTGGCCGCCTACTCGCTGATCGGGTTCGGCCTCGAACGGTTCTCGGCCCCCGAGGCGGCCATCGGCGAGCGCTGGCCGTTCGAGGGGGTCGGGAAGACCAAACTCGGCGTCTGGTTCTTCCTCGCGTCCGACGTCGTGGTCTTCGGCGGGGTCATCGGCGCGTACGTCTTCATCCGCGCGGGGATGGGGTGGACCGCCTGGGAGAGCGTCCCGCCCGACGCGCTGCCCGGCCTCGTGAACACGTTCGTCCTGCTGACGAGCAGTTACACCGTCGTCCTCGCGCTCGCCGCCGCCGACCGCGGGAGCAAGCGGGGCCTGCTCGCCAGCCTCGGCGCGACGCTCGCGCTCGGAATCACCTTCCTCAGCATCAAGGCGTGGGAGTGGAGCTACGAGTTCTCCCACGGCATCTACCCGCAGACCGGCATCGAGGCCTCCGTCTACTACGTGACCACCGGCCTCCACGGCCTGCACGTCGTCTTCGGCCTGCTGATCGCGCTGTTCATGGGCGCGCGGATCTACGCGGCCGACGCCTACCTCGAGGACGACCGGCCCGTCGAGTTCTTCGGGCTGTACTGGCACTTCGTCGACATCGTCTGGGTGTTCCTCTTCCCGCTGTTCTACCTGATGTAA
- the lrpA1 gene encoding HTH-type transcriptional regulator LrpA1 has translation MATNSTADRILAALEEDAQASYAEIARQAGVSKPTVRKYIDQLESDGVIVGYSADVDPKKLSGRSIALVGIDVESERYVEATRALGGIDEVEALYSSSGDHMLMAEIRATDGNEVGRIISEEILSIDGVTAAHPSFLQERLK, from the coding sequence GTGGCGACGAACTCGACAGCCGACCGGATCCTGGCCGCACTCGAGGAGGACGCGCAGGCGTCGTACGCGGAGATCGCACGTCAGGCGGGGGTCTCGAAGCCGACCGTCAGGAAGTACATCGACCAGTTGGAGTCGGACGGCGTGATCGTCGGCTACTCCGCGGACGTCGACCCGAAGAAGCTCTCGGGGCGCTCGATCGCGCTCGTGGGCATCGACGTCGAGAGCGAGCGCTACGTCGAGGCGACCCGCGCGCTCGGCGGGATAGACGAGGTCGAAGCGCTGTACTCCTCCTCGGGCGACCACATGCTGATGGCGGAGATCCGGGCGACCGACGGCAACGAGGTCGGCCGGATCATCAGCGAGGAGATCCTCTCGATCGACGGCGTGACCGCCGCCCACCCCTCCTTCCTCCAGGAACGGCTCAAGTAG
- a CDS encoding cytochrome C oxidase subunit IV family protein, protein MAGVKLYTAIYVALLVLATSKVVFFQVFDYWDAVMATMGAALVKTTLIVGYFQHLRFEPRSLTYLMGMGVFAVFLLTVAAAYSIF, encoded by the coding sequence ATGGCGGGCGTCAAGCTCTACACGGCCATCTACGTCGCGCTCCTCGTGTTGGCGACCTCGAAGGTCGTCTTCTTCCAGGTGTTCGACTACTGGGACGCGGTGATGGCGACGATGGGTGCCGCGCTCGTGAAGACGACCCTGATCGTGGGCTACTTCCAGCACCTGCGCTTCGAACCGCGCTCGCTCACCTACCTCATGGGTATGGGAGTCTTCGCGGTGTTCCTCCTGACCGTCGCGGCGGCCTACTCGATCTTCTGA
- a CDS encoding 2-oxoacid:acceptor oxidoreductase subunit alpha: MADNELIWRIAGGSGDGIDSTSQNFAKALMRSGLNVFTHRHYPSRIRGGHTYVEIRASDEVVDSRGDGYNFLLALGDSFARNPKENAYYGNEEIKPLSENLDDLREGGIIIYDSGLLDASEIPDFEERAEENDWHVFGIDLRSMAREHGREVMRNTAGVGVTAALLEMDLDEIENLMENAMPEKILEPNLTILHDAYDMINEEYEFEHDLRIPTGEHDEDQVLISGSNGVAYGALDEGCRFIAGYPMTPWTDVFTIMSQHLPKFGGISEQVEDEIAAAALALGASHAGVKAMSGSSGGGFALMSEPLGLAEMSETPIVLVEAMRAGPSTGLPTKPEQGDLEHILYTSQGDSCRVVFAPGTPQEAYEQTRTAFQMAYDYQIPAIVVIDQKLSGENQNVPASAFDREPNPSLGPTLTEAELEDAPHDPSGKFKRFSHDDPEDDGVRPRSLPGQKGGRFLVTGNEHNESGHIEEDPDNRITQMDLRMKKLESIREHLDSDPESSNQTYFGPDEAEYGIVTWGSSQGAVREAVERLNDQGHSVKAIGVSDLMPFAEKEVTEFLESVDEALVVEMNATAQFRGLTQRELGQFGEKLTSLLKYDGNPFEPAEIVEGFEIQIAGGTDAPSANTRLEPAVSD; this comes from the coding sequence ATGGCAGACAACGAACTCATCTGGCGAATCGCGGGCGGTTCCGGGGACGGGATCGACTCGACGAGCCAGAACTTCGCGAAGGCCCTGATGCGCTCGGGGCTGAACGTATTCACGCATCGACACTACCCGTCGCGGATCCGTGGGGGTCACACGTACGTCGAGATCCGCGCGAGCGACGAGGTCGTCGATTCCCGGGGGGACGGCTACAACTTCCTGCTCGCGCTGGGTGACTCCTTCGCGCGCAACCCGAAGGAGAACGCCTACTACGGCAACGAGGAGATCAAGCCACTCAGCGAGAACCTCGACGACCTGCGCGAGGGCGGGATCATCATCTACGATTCCGGGCTGTTGGACGCGAGCGAGATCCCCGACTTCGAGGAGCGCGCAGAGGAGAACGACTGGCACGTCTTCGGCATCGACCTCCGGAGCATGGCCCGCGAACACGGGCGAGAGGTCATGCGCAACACCGCCGGTGTGGGCGTCACTGCGGCGCTGCTGGAGATGGATCTCGACGAGATCGAGAACCTCATGGAGAACGCGATGCCCGAGAAGATCCTCGAACCCAACCTCACGATCCTGCACGACGCCTACGACATGATCAACGAGGAGTACGAGTTCGAGCACGATCTGCGGATCCCGACGGGCGAGCACGACGAGGACCAGGTCCTCATCTCGGGTTCCAACGGCGTCGCCTACGGCGCGCTCGACGAGGGCTGTCGGTTCATCGCGGGCTACCCGATGACCCCCTGGACCGACGTCTTCACGATCATGTCCCAGCACCTGCCGAAGTTCGGGGGGATCTCCGAGCAGGTCGAGGACGAGATCGCCGCCGCGGCCCTGGCACTCGGCGCGTCCCACGCCGGCGTCAAGGCGATGAGCGGCTCTTCCGGCGGTGGGTTCGCCCTGATGAGCGAACCGCTCGGCCTCGCGGAGATGTCCGAGACGCCGATCGTCCTCGTTGAAGCGATGCGGGCGGGTCCCTCGACGGGCCTGCCCACCAAACCCGAACAGGGCGACTTAGAGCACATCCTCTATACGAGCCAGGGCGACTCCTGTCGGGTCGTCTTCGCGCCCGGCACGCCCCAGGAGGCCTACGAACAGACCCGGACGGCCTTCCAGATGGCCTACGACTACCAGATTCCGGCCATCGTCGTGATCGACCAGAAGCTCTCGGGCGAGAACCAGAACGTCCCCGCGAGCGCGTTCGACCGCGAGCCCAACCCGTCTCTGGGGCCGACGCTCACCGAGGCCGAGTTGGAGGACGCCCCGCACGACCCCTCGGGCAAGTTCAAGCGCTTCAGCCACGACGACCCCGAGGACGACGGCGTCAGGCCGCGCTCGCTGCCCGGCCAGAAGGGCGGGCGGTTCCTCGTGACCGGCAACGAGCACAACGAGTCGGGCCACATCGAGGAGGACCCCGACAACCGGATCACGCAGATGGACCTCCGGATGAAGAAGCTCGAGTCCATCCGCGAGCACCTCGACAGCGACCCCGAGAGCTCGAACCAGACGTACTTCGGCCCCGACGAGGCGGAGTACGGCATCGTCACCTGGGGATCGAGCCAGGGCGCGGTGCGCGAGGCCGTCGAGCGGCTCAACGACCAGGGCCACTCGGTCAAGGCGATCGGCGTCAGCGACCTGATGCCCTTCGCCGAGAAGGAGGTCACGGAGTTCTTAGAGAGCGTCGACGAGGCGCTGGTCGTCGAGATGAACGCCACCGCGCAGTTCCGCGGGCTCACCCAGCGCGAACTCGGCCAGTTCGGCGAGAAGCTCACCAGCCTGCTGAAGTACGACGGCAACCCGTTCGAGCCGGCGGAGATCGTCGAGGGCTTCGAGATCCAGATCGCCGGCGGCACCGACGCACCGAGCGCAAACACCAGACTCGAACCTGCGGTAAGCGACTGA
- the coxB gene encoding cytochrome c oxidase subunit II, whose translation MNYPVSLREVPLAPLPRTPGDEWGTQVQLFEEIFLVFLVLGTVVGVVVVTYTLYNAYRYRDRGEAVAEADRPTLGELPSSEGGGRKLFLSFAISAVIVLGLIGWTYGALLYVEAGPTGAGEDLEVTVVGFQFGWEFEYPNGHTTNGELRVPADRVVTLTVTSNDVWHSFGIPDLKVKADAIPGQTTETWFVAEETGQYQAWCYELCGVGHSQMQADVIVMEPDEFEQWYEDPEAYEEAEGNDAQNRIDAADGTDGSNAATHP comes from the coding sequence ATGAACTATCCGGTTTCGCTCAGGGAAGTCCCGCTCGCGCCGCTCCCGCGAACGCCCGGCGACGAGTGGGGGACACAGGTACAGCTGTTCGAGGAGATCTTTCTGGTGTTCCTCGTGCTGGGGACGGTCGTCGGCGTCGTGGTCGTCACCTACACGCTGTACAACGCCTACCGGTACCGGGATCGGGGCGAGGCGGTCGCGGAGGCCGACCGGCCCACGCTCGGCGAACTCCCCTCGAGCGAGGGCGGGGGGCGCAAGCTCTTTCTCTCCTTCGCGATCAGCGCCGTCATCGTGCTCGGGTTGATCGGTTGGACCTACGGCGCGCTGCTGTACGTCGAAGCGGGGCCCACGGGGGCGGGCGAGGACCTCGAGGTGACCGTCGTGGGCTTCCAGTTCGGCTGGGAGTTCGAGTACCCGAACGGCCACACTACCAACGGCGAACTCCGGGTGCCCGCCGACCGGGTCGTGACGCTGACGGTCACCTCGAACGACGTCTGGCACAGCTTCGGGATCCCCGACCTCAAGGTGAAAGCCGACGCGATCCCCGGCCAGACCACCGAGACGTGGTTCGTCGCCGAGGAGACCGGCCAGTACCAGGCGTGGTGTTACGAACTCTGTGGGGTCGGTCACTCGCAGATGCAGGCCGACGTGATCGTGATGGAGCCCGACGAGTTCGAGCAGTGGTACGAGGACCCCGAGGCCTACGAGGAGGCCGAGGGGAACGACGCCCAGAACCGGATCGACGCGGCTGACGGCACCGACGGATCGAACGCGGCAACCCACCCATAG
- the aroC gene encoding chorismate synthase: MNGNRFGRLFQVTTFGESHGEAMGCTVSGCPAGLELAEEDIQGDLDRRKPGQSMITTSRGEPDAVSIKSGVQDGYTTGTPIGMVIQNKDARSGKYEPFITAPRPSHGDFTYSAKFGTRNWGGGGRSSARETVNWVAAGAVAKKLLSLQGIEIKAHVSQIGDVRAEGVSFEEMVEHSEENDVRCGDPEVAGEMQDLIEEYQEAGDSIGGSIEFEIRGAPRGLGAPRFDSLPARLGQAMMSVPATTAFEFGLGTEAREYSGSERNEDWEFSEEGDPVPVGNDHGGIQGGISTGEPITGEVTLHAPTSIPKEQTTVDWETGEEKQVQVIGRHDPVLPPRGVPVVEAMCALTVVDFMLLAGRINPDRVDGRVGVYDTDYHPSSPANEE; encoded by the coding sequence ATGAACGGAAACCGATTCGGCAGGCTGTTCCAGGTGACGACCTTCGGTGAGAGCCACGGCGAGGCGATGGGCTGTACGGTGTCGGGCTGTCCCGCCGGCCTCGAACTCGCGGAGGAGGACATCCAGGGCGACCTGGACAGACGAAAGCCCGGCCAGTCGATGATCACCACCAGCCGGGGCGAACCCGACGCCGTCTCGATCAAATCCGGCGTGCAGGACGGCTACACCACGGGGACGCCGATCGGGATGGTCATCCAGAACAAGGACGCCCGCTCGGGCAAGTACGAACCCTTCATCACCGCGCCCCGGCCCTCCCACGGCGACTTCACGTACTCGGCGAAGTTCGGCACGCGCAACTGGGGTGGGGGCGGGCGGTCCTCGGCCCGCGAGACCGTGAACTGGGTCGCGGCAGGCGCGGTCGCGAAGAAGCTCCTCTCGCTACAGGGAATCGAGATCAAGGCCCACGTCAGCCAGATCGGGGACGTCCGCGCCGAGGGCGTGAGCTTCGAGGAGATGGTCGAACACAGCGAGGAGAACGACGTCCGGTGTGGCGATCCCGAGGTCGCGGGGGAGATGCAGGACCTGATCGAGGAGTACCAGGAGGCGGGCGACTCCATCGGGGGATCGATCGAGTTCGAGATCCGCGGCGCTCCCAGAGGGTTGGGCGCGCCCCGCTTCGACTCCCTCCCTGCCCGATTGGGCCAGGCGATGATGAGCGTGCCCGCGACCACGGCCTTCGAGTTCGGCCTCGGAACCGAGGCCCGCGAGTACTCGGGATCGGAGCGAAACGAGGACTGGGAGTTCTCGGAGGAGGGCGATCCCGTGCCCGTCGGCAACGACCACGGCGGGATCCAGGGCGGAATCAGTACAGGAGAGCCGATCACCGGCGAGGTGACGCTGCACGCCCCGACCTCGATCCCCAAGGAACAGACCACGGTCGACTGGGAGACCGGCGAGGAAAAGCAGGTCCAGGTGATCGGCCGTCACGACCCCGTCCTGCCGCCCCGCGGGGTGCCGGTCGTCGAGGCGATGTGCGCGCTGACGGTCGTCGACTTCATGCTGCTGGCCGGGCGGATCAACCCCGACCGCGTCGACGGCCGTGTCGGCGTGTACGACACCGACTACCACCCGAGCAGCCCCGCGAACGAGGAGTGA
- a CDS encoding thiamine pyrophosphate-dependent enzyme: protein MSAFNAIGEEREIDRDEFTPGIEPQPTWCPGCGDFGVLKALKQALPEVGRTPEETLLVTGIGCSGKLNSYLDSYGFHTIHGRSLPVARAAKLANPGLEVIAAGGDGDGYGIGGNHFMHTARENHDMTYIVFNNEIFGLTKGQTSPTSPKGHKSKTQPSGSAKDPIRPLSLSLTSGASYIARTAAVNPNQAKGILKEAMEHDGFAHVDFLTQCPTWNKDAKQYVPYIDVQESDDYDFDVHDRGEAQDMMYETENVLKEGTVLTGRFYVDEDRPSYQQEKQAIGEMPEEPLAERYFDDDYEWERSYDLLDRHR, encoded by the coding sequence ATGAGTGCATTCAACGCAATCGGAGAGGAGCGCGAGATCGACCGCGACGAGTTCACGCCGGGTATCGAACCCCAGCCGACGTGGTGTCCGGGCTGTGGGGACTTCGGCGTGCTCAAGGCGCTGAAACAGGCCCTGCCCGAAGTGGGCCGGACCCCCGAGGAGACCCTGCTGGTGACGGGGATCGGCTGCTCGGGCAAGCTGAACAGCTACCTCGATTCCTATGGCTTTCACACCATCCACGGCCGTTCCCTGCCCGTGGCGCGGGCCGCGAAACTCGCCAATCCCGGCCTCGAAGTGATCGCCGCCGGCGGCGACGGCGACGGCTACGGGATCGGCGGGAACCACTTCATGCACACCGCCCGCGAGAACCACGACATGACGTATATCGTGTTCAACAACGAGATCTTCGGCCTGACGAAGGGCCAGACCTCGCCGACAAGCCCGAAGGGTCACAAGTCGAAGACCCAGCCCAGCGGGTCGGCGAAGGACCCGATCCGCCCGCTGTCGCTGTCGCTGACCTCCGGTGCGAGCTACATCGCCCGCACCGCGGCGGTCAACCCCAACCAGGCGAAGGGGATCCTGAAGGAGGCAATGGAGCACGACGGGTTCGCCCACGTCGACTTCCTCACCCAGTGTCCGACCTGGAACAAGGACGCGAAACAGTACGTCCCGTACATCGACGTCCAGGAGTCCGACGACTACGACTTCGACGTCCACGACCGCGGGGAGGCACAGGACATGATGTACGAGACCGAGAACGTCCTCAAGGAGGGCACCGTCCTCACCGGCCGGTTCTACGTCGACGAGGACCGTCCCTCCTACCAGCAGGAGAAACAGGCGATCGGCGAGATGCCCGAGGAACCGCTCGCGGAGCGGTACTTCGACGACGACTACGAGTGGGAGCGATCGTACGACCTGCTCGATCGTCACCGCTGA